The [Clostridium] scindens ATCC 35704 nucleotide sequence ACAGATGCAGATGCCCTCCCGGTCCAGACAGAATAGATAGGTTCTAAGGGGAGTATTTTACTATTCATGGTACGAATCCTTCTCCTTTCTTTTATGTTTAACTTTTTGTTGGATGAGTGCCTAAGAATCCGGAAGGACATCTGCATCCGCCTCTACTGATATCCAAAATAAATTGGAAATTCATAATGGATTCCTCTTCTTAACCTGCAGACTGATCGAAACTCCACCCTGCTGATACACAAATCCGCACGAAAATATGCCTGTCCATATACTTTTCTCAGATTCTGCTCAATGATTCCAAGCGCCCGTAATCCAGATGTTTGTTTGGGCGCCAGAAAAAGCAGCATCCTCAGATAATCTTTATATTCAAGACCTTCCGGCGCATCGGCTCCTTCTTTTGTGTCCTCTTGCGTACCCAGAGTAAGCAGAGAAGATAACTGGAGCTGCCAGGTTTCCCTGGACTTTACCAGCGGCACGCGGTTTCCCTTTAACAAAGACCGCAGATCCATAACCGTCTCTCCATATGCCCATGCCAGAAGAATCGCCTGGGCAGCCGCGCTCGTGATGGCAGGGACGGCAAGAAGCATGCACAGCGTTGCGGCCATCGCCTCTGCTTCTGCCTTCATCTCTCCATCCGTTTGAATATACGCATAATTAGGAACGAACCTAAGCATCATTAACTTCCTTGCCACCTTCTCCAGATTCTCTTTGTCACTGCCTGCGCCCGCCAGGATGTACTCCAATTCATAATCTAAGGCTCCTCCCCTTCCTTCATCTGTAAAGGATAAGAAATTCTCCAGCATATATTCTCCGAAAAGGAGAGATGACACAGTTCCTCCCGCCTTAGCCACATCGGAAAAATCTCCATATCCCTCCTGTCTGGCTCTAGCGGAGAGCATTTCCTTTTCATCGGCCTGCTTCTCTGATAATGCCCTGTCTTTGGGCAGTACCAGTTCCAGCAGTGGCTGGGCCTTCAATCGACCTACGTGGTCAATGGGGTTATCTTCTTTGGGCAGTTCGCTGTCATTCGAAGCGAGCAGATCTTCCAAGCCTTTTTGGGTTTTGGCTTCCTCCCTTGCATACTCCGCTCCTTTATCCTGCTGCTGCCCCCAGACGGAAGTCATCCCCAGCATATCCTTTACCGAATCTATTCCATACTTGTGCTCCATATATGCGGTAATCTGATCAAAGAAAGATTGACAGCCCTGGTCCGTGAGGAACTGTATCCGCTTTATCTCCTGTTCCATATTTCCCGCACCATAATACCCTAAACGCTCCATCAAGTTTGACTGCTCATATTGCCCTGTCTCATAACTACCGTCCAGTGCAAATATATGGTACTCGTCCAGCAATTCTTTCTGATATTCTGCAAACATGCACTCGACTGCCCGGTTCATATCTGCCCGTCTGTAATTCTTCGCCATCTGTATCGAGGCGCTTTCCATCAGTCCCCCTACCAATGTTATAAAGAGGATGAAGACCAGGCTTAAATATGCTGTCACTTCTCCGCGGACTAGATGCCTGAACTTTCGCTGGTTATCTTCTGGAAGATTATCTGCACCAGGCTGGTAAGCTGGGACTTGAATATAATGACCAGCCCAATCAGCACGACCAGTATCAATATAACTTCTACGACTCCGATTCCTCTCTTTTCTCTTAATACTTGCGATATATACCATATTCTCCACATACACGTTCTCCTCCTAAGTTTATCTCTGCTTCTGGCTTCACATCTGCTCCTTCGTCAGCCCGTTCCTTTACTGACATACACTAAATCTGAATAGATAGGAACGCAGGCACTATGACTATGATCAGCACGATTGCCAGCATCAGGAACATGGGAAGCAGCAATTTCGTGCCTGCTTCTTCTCCCAGCCTTTTTGCCCTGGCTTTGCGTTCTTCGAAAGCCTGGATGGATTCCAGCCGTAATAGATGAGTGAGGCCTTTCGTTCCCTTGCGAAGATTCTGTGACAGCAGCGCCCCTAATCTGATATAAGACTGCACGTTGCATCTCCTTCCAAAATTCTCATAACTTTCTGTCTCCATAACCCCGCTTTCCATCTCGTAACACGCCTTTTTCATCTCTTCATATGCATGTCGGGCATTTCCATCTGTCTTATGTCGTTCATAATCCTCCACTACTTTTCTCCACGCTCTTTTTACAGTCATGCCTGCCCCCAGGAACAAAGCCAACTTATTGACAATTTCCGGATAGTCAAGCATCATCTGCCGCTTCTTTTCTTCTCCTTCCTTCCGGATATTCTGCTGCTTTAAGGCATACAGCAGGATGGCTATCAATATTGCCATCACGATCAAGACCAGTCCCCGGTAGTCCATCTTCTTATAATAGGAGGCTGCCTTTCCTTGTATCTTCTCCGGAAGCAGCCATACCCTTTTGGTCTTGCTATCTGCCTCCCGCTTCATAATTTCCTGCATGACCCGCTGCCCCTTTTGTTCTTTCCCGGTCAAGGCCTTCGGAAATATATTTGCCATGCACTCATATAGTGCCTGTTCCTTCGGATCTTCGCTATAGGTAAGGACAGCGCTTAGCTTTACAAGCGTCCCCTCTTGATCCAGCACGTTCTCCTGCAGTTCTCCCCTGATATTCATCACATCATAACGATCCAGCTCCCACTCAACTCCTACTGGCTCGCCCGGCACCTGCGTCACAAGATCCATGTCATATTCTATCCTGTCCAGGCTCTCATTTTTCCCGAGAATCAGCCTGTCCAGTCTACGCATTACCCTCTGAAATAATCCCCGGACCTCTTCTTTGCTATATTGCTGCTCAGATACTTTAATCTCCACAGGTATCTTTTCTGCCGCGCCTTCCAGCAATACCTCCAGCATCTCCGTGCTCGCGCCTTGCCCATGGCTGTTCCTTACAATTTTCCCCACTGTCCTGGTAGACGCAGACATGTAATCCACAATCAGTAGGAGGATTCCCGCCAGCAGGATGGCTCCTACCGCCAGAATCTTTATACCTCGATCCTTATGATCCTTGCTCCAAGATAATATGCGCCCAAATACATTGTCAGGCAAGCCGACATCACCCCGATTCCCATTATGTTCCCATACAGGCTGTCCATAAATTCCGGGAAACTTAATGACATATAGCCGATAATCGCATACGGGATTGCCGCCATTACCCGAAACTCATACTTCTTCGCCGCCAGCACGGTATCTATCTCTCTTTTCACATCAATCTTGTCTCCTATCTGGTTCGCTGTATTGCGGATAATAGAAATCATATCTCCTCCGCTTTTTCTTGCAGCTGCAAATACTGCCACGAAGTTCTCCACATCCTCCTGCCCGGACCTTCCGGCAAACTCCTCCAGGATCTGCTCCATAGGTACATGAAGCCTTAGTTGTCTTGCCATCACCAGGAATTCTCGTGATATCCTTGCATCCTCAGGGTACAGAAGCCTTAATTCCTTCTGCGCCTCAAGAAGGGCATTCTCTACGGAATATCCTGTATTCAGGGCTGATGCCATGGCTTGGATCGCTTCCTTGAACTGCAGTAGGAATTCCTGATCTTTTTTGCGAGCCACCTCTTCTGCCATCATCTTAAAATGCCAGGCCCATACGGGAAGCAGTGGCAGCAACATCCAGAATGAACGGTAGTACAGCCAGGCGGTCACTAAGGTAACTGCGCCTGACTTAATTGTGATCATCGCAAGTTCCTTCTTGGTCATATCCTGCCATCTTGAGTTTCTGATCGTTCGTAATCTCATGTATCTTCCTCCAATTCCCCGTGATTTTCCCTGCCTTCTCTCCTTCTTCTTCATACTTATACAATGACTGAAGGCATATCTTTCCGTTCTCATATCCCAGAACCTCCGACACTTCAAGCAATTTTCGACTCTTATCCCGCAGTCTCCCCAGATGGACGATGATATCAATGCCCGAGGCAATCTGCCTTTGAATTGCCGGCAAAGGCAGATTCATCCCCATCAATACCATCGTCTCCAGCCTGGCAAGCATATCTGCCGTACTGTTGGCATGTCCGGTACTAAGACTGCCATCGTGTCCGGTATTTAGGGCCTGCAGCATATCGATCGCCTCCGCTCCCCGGACCTCGCCCACAATGATCCTGTCCGGGCGCATCCTCAGGGCCGACTTGATCAGGTCGCGGATCGTTACGGCGCCAGTCCCCTCCACATTGGGATTCCTTGCCTCAAGACTGACCAGATTGGGGATATCCTGCAATTTTAATTCTGCGTTGTCTTCAATGGTTATAATTCTTTCATCCTTTGGAATATACTGCGATAATGCATTTAAGAAAGTGGTTTTTCCGGAACCAGTCCCTCCACTTATGAATATGTTATATCCGGCTGCCACCAGAGCGGCCAGAAAATCAGATATTTCTTTACTGATGGAATTCCATGCAATCAGCTGATCCATGGTAATGGCATCTTTTCCAAATTTTCTTATCGTAACAATTGGCCCGTTCACTGCCACTGGCTCTAGCACAACATTGACCCGGGAGCCATCGGCCAGCCTGGCGTCCACGATAGGAGATGCTTCATTTACCAGACGGTTAGAACTCGCTACGATCTGCTGAATGACATCTTCCAGTTTTTCCTTCGACAGGAACCGCTTGTCCGACTTATGGATTCTGCCATCCCGTTCAAAGAAGATACTTCTTGTACCGTTAATCATGATCTCTGTAATTCCTTCATCTTCCAGAAACTCTTGAAGCAGGTCCAGCTTGCGGAATGCATTGAATAATTCCTTGCCCAGTTCCGTCTTGCGCGAAAGAGAAAGATACTCTTCTGAAGACGCTTCCTGAAGAACCCGGTAGATCAGTTCCGTCAGTTCCTCATCTTCTATCTCCCTGGTCATATCCAGTTCTTCCAGAATCCTGGCATGCAGCTGTTCTGCCTGTATCATCGCTCCAGCTCCTTTTTCACCAGTTTCTTCTTCACATCCT carries:
- a CDS encoding type II secretion system F family protein produces the protein MSASTRTVGKIVRNSHGQGASTEMLEVLLEGAAEKIPVEIKVSEQQYSKEEVRGLFQRVMRRLDRLILGKNESLDRIEYDMDLVTQVPGEPVGVEWELDRYDVMNIRGELQENVLDQEGTLVKLSAVLTYSEDPKEQALYECMANIFPKALTGKEQKGQRVMQEIMKREADSKTKRVWLLPEKIQGKAASYYKKMDYRGLVLIVMAILIAILLYALKQQNIRKEGEEKKRQMMLDYPEIVNKLALFLGAGMTVKRAWRKVVEDYERHKTDGNARHAYEEMKKACYEMESGVMETESYENFGRRCNVQSYIRLGALLSQNLRKGTKGLTHLLRLESIQAFEERKARAKRLGEEAGTKLLLPMFLMLAIVLIIVIVPAFLSIQI
- a CDS encoding DUF5702 domain-containing protein, with the protein product MTAYLSLVFILFITLVGGLMESASIQMAKNYRRADMNRAVECMFAEYQKELLDEYHIFALDGSYETGQYEQSNLMERLGYYGAGNMEQEIKRIQFLTDQGCQSFFDQITAYMEHKYGIDSVKDMLGMTSVWGQQQDKGAEYAREEAKTQKGLEDLLASNDSELPKEDNPIDHVGRLKAQPLLELVLPKDRALSEKQADEKEMLSARARQEGYGDFSDVAKAGGTVSSLLFGEYMLENFLSFTDEGRGGALDYELEYILAGAGSDKENLEKVARKLMMLRFVPNYAYIQTDGEMKAEAEAMAATLCMLLAVPAITSAAAQAILLAWAYGETVMDLRSLLKGNRVPLVKSRETWQLQLSSLLTLGTQEDTKEGADAPEGLEYKDYLRMLLFLAPKQTSGLRALGIIEQNLRKVYGQAYFRADLCISRVEFRSVCRLRRGIHYEFPIYFGYQ
- a CDS encoding type II secretion system F family protein, whose amino-acid sequence is MRLRTIRNSRWQDMTKKELAMITIKSGAVTLVTAWLYYRSFWMLLPLLPVWAWHFKMMAEEVARKKDQEFLLQFKEAIQAMASALNTGYSVENALLEAQKELRLLYPEDARISREFLVMARQLRLHVPMEQILEEFAGRSGQEDVENFVAVFAAARKSGGDMISIIRNTANQIGDKIDVKREIDTVLAAKKYEFRVMAAIPYAIIGYMSLSFPEFMDSLYGNIMGIGVMSACLTMYLGAYYLGARIIRIEV
- a CDS encoding Flp1 family type IVb pilin, with the protein product MWRIWYISQVLREKRGIGVVEVILILVVLIGLVIIFKSQLTSLVQIIFQKITSESSGI
- a CDS encoding CpaF family protein, translating into MIQAEQLHARILEELDMTREIEDEELTELIYRVLQEASSEEYLSLSRKTELGKELFNAFRKLDLLQEFLEDEGITEIMINGTRSIFFERDGRIHKSDKRFLSKEKLEDVIQQIVASSNRLVNEASPIVDARLADGSRVNVVLEPVAVNGPIVTIRKFGKDAITMDQLIAWNSISKEISDFLAALVAAGYNIFISGGTGSGKTTFLNALSQYIPKDERIITIEDNAELKLQDIPNLVSLEARNPNVEGTGAVTIRDLIKSALRMRPDRIIVGEVRGAEAIDMLQALNTGHDGSLSTGHANSTADMLARLETMVLMGMNLPLPAIQRQIASGIDIIVHLGRLRDKSRKLLEVSEVLGYENGKICLQSLYKYEEEGEKAGKITGNWRKIHEITNDQKLKMAGYDQEGTCDDHN